One Sphingomonas endolithica DNA segment encodes these proteins:
- a CDS encoding PilZ domain-containing protein, producing the protein MEDRQAEVLVIRASPRLKVFFPSQLDGAGGIIRIHLLNISRTGALIYSSQPLEKGQKVSVGSGERAKLAIVAWVSGARAGVEFRLPFHEAELDAFIADQNAALAEAARTIGTLR; encoded by the coding sequence GTGGAGGATCGACAAGCGGAAGTACTGGTCATACGTGCCAGCCCGCGGCTCAAAGTGTTCTTCCCGTCGCAGCTGGATGGCGCCGGCGGGATCATCCGCATCCACTTGCTCAACATTTCGCGTACCGGTGCGCTGATCTACAGCAGCCAGCCGCTGGAAAAAGGCCAGAAGGTGAGTGTCGGCAGCGGCGAACGAGCCAAGCTTGCCATCGTTGCCTGGGTATCTGGCGCACGCGCCGGGGTGGAATTTCGACTGCCGTTTCACGAGGCGGAGCTGGACGCATTCATCGCCGATCAAAACGCCGCATTAGCCGAAGCGGCGCGGACGATCGGCACGCTTCGCTGA
- a CDS encoding S24 family peptidase, which yields MEQADARAILDRLVADRGDSYAALSRMIRRNDAYLQQFVRRGTPRLLAERDRKLLAAYFRIDESLLGGPVASSPPPTVTVRLLDVAASAGPGRLNGEERSAAALPFDRAMLEHLGISSRALAMIDANGDSMAPLIEHGDRIMVDEGDRRIGARAAVYVIRIDGALLVKRVSRRRDTLAITSDNPDFPALPHYDVADVEVIGRVVWLSRALR from the coding sequence ATGGAGCAGGCCGACGCCCGCGCGATACTGGACCGCCTGGTTGCCGACAGGGGGGACAGCTATGCCGCGCTGTCGCGCATGATCCGGCGCAACGACGCCTACCTCCAACAGTTCGTCCGCCGCGGCACGCCTCGTTTGCTCGCCGAGCGCGATCGCAAGCTGCTCGCGGCCTATTTCCGGATCGACGAGTCGCTACTGGGTGGGCCGGTTGCGTCCTCGCCGCCGCCGACGGTCACGGTGCGGTTGCTGGATGTCGCGGCCTCGGCTGGTCCCGGTCGGCTGAATGGCGAGGAACGCAGCGCGGCCGCGCTACCGTTCGATCGCGCGATGCTCGAACATCTGGGCATCAGCTCGCGCGCCTTGGCGATGATCGACGCCAACGGCGATTCGATGGCGCCGCTGATCGAGCATGGTGACCGCATCATGGTCGACGAAGGCGATCGCCGCATCGGTGCTCGGGCGGCGGTCTATGTGATTCGCATCGACGGCGCACTTCTCGTAAAGCGTGTGTCGCGCCGCCGCGATACGCTGGCCATTACCAGCGACAATCCGGACTTTCCGGCGCTTCCGCACTACGACGTCGCCGACGTTGAGGTGATTGGTCGTGTCGTCTGGCTGTCGCGCGCGTTGCGCTGA
- a CDS encoding Crp/Fnr family transcriptional regulator, producing the protein MLHKPSFFMLVHVDRRDVNRLAATERCVCSRPSGATMSDTNSPLDRMVNKLAMRAELGNDDRAAILALPYAHQSHHASTYIIREGSPPRSRCSFIESGFAFRQKLTAEGHRQIVALHMAGDFIDLQSLFLDVADHNVQALTELQVIAVDRVALQRLTLERPAIAKAMWVDTLVDASVYREWVMNVGRRDARTRIAHLLCELATRARAAGIFNDDSFELPMTQEQLGDAVGLTSVHVNRTLKSLEADGVVDRSKRFVKFSNWDGMRQICDFNPLYLHLEMPSGSN; encoded by the coding sequence ATGTTGCACAAGCCGTCTTTTTTTATGTTAGTGCACGTAGATCGCCGCGACGTTAACCGGCTCGCGGCGACTGAGAGATGCGTGTGCTCCCGCCCATCGGGAGCCACTATGTCTGACACGAACTCACCCCTTGACCGGATGGTGAACAAGCTTGCGATGCGTGCGGAGCTTGGCAACGACGATCGGGCGGCGATCCTGGCACTGCCCTATGCCCATCAAAGCCACCATGCCTCCACCTATATCATCCGCGAGGGATCCCCGCCGCGTTCGCGCTGCTCCTTTATCGAATCGGGTTTTGCTTTTCGTCAAAAGCTTACGGCAGAGGGGCACCGGCAGATCGTCGCGCTACACATGGCAGGCGATTTCATCGACCTGCAGAGCCTGTTTCTCGACGTTGCCGATCACAATGTGCAGGCGCTCACCGAACTTCAGGTAATCGCCGTCGATCGTGTCGCGCTGCAACGCCTGACGTTGGAGCGACCGGCGATCGCCAAGGCGATGTGGGTCGACACGCTGGTCGATGCCTCCGTCTACCGCGAATGGGTGATGAATGTCGGGCGCCGCGACGCGCGCACCCGCATTGCCCATCTCCTCTGCGAGCTGGCGACCCGCGCCCGCGCTGCCGGCATCTTCAATGATGACAGCTTCGAACTGCCGATGACGCAGGAACAATTGGGCGACGCGGTGGGCCTTACGTCAGTGCACGTCAACCGGACGCTCAAGTCGCTCGAAGCCGACGGGGTCGTCGATCGGAGCAAGCGATTCGTGAAGTTCTCCAACTGGGACGGCATGCGCCAGATTTGCGACTTCAACCCGCTGTATCTGCATCTCGAAATGCCATCGGGCAGCAACTGA
- a CDS encoding autotransporter assembly complex protein TamA, which yields MSVSLGGRGAMWCAAAGLLAATAPAIAQDRVAAPVPNPAASDNAAAQDATPDISSLSPDAPMAPLPDLGVDWPDLASAPAEPVDPAATSGLTGDRRYEVAVDGIDAVASPLLRQRFDELSTLKQNDGATANAAQLDRRAREDADLLTGLLRGEGYYDARVASRIEPAGARARVTLEAEPGTLYRFAGVTLDGLATAGDKSVSLRDAFGVKPEDPVNADTIVAGQAALTARIGQEGFPFASVGDPEIVIDRAARTATLDLKVAAGGERRFGQITSPPNKVFGAAHMQEIARFKPGQPYTAEKVADLRRALIQTGLVSTVDLKPVEGQVPGTVDLAVAIAPAPPRTIAGELGYGTGEGARAELSWTHRNLFPPEGALTVRGVAGTREQLASVGFRRNNFRKRDRVLTVQAIASNLDRDAYQARTFSLSGSLEKQTNIFFQKTWTWSLGAELVASDERDVIVSTGAPRRRTFFIGALPTSLSYDGSDDLLNPTHGFRLSGRLSPELSLQGKAFGYTRVQLDASAYQPLTDAVILAGRIRLGTIAGAPRDAVAPSRRFYAGGGASVRGYAYQAIGPRDPNNDPIGGRSLTEFGLEARIKAFGNFGLVPFLDGGNIYTSPLPKFTQFRFGAGLGVRYYSNFGPIRVDVGTPINPQPGDARIAVYVSLGQAF from the coding sequence ATGTCAGTCTCGCTCGGGGGGCGGGGCGCGATGTGGTGCGCCGCCGCTGGTCTTCTCGCCGCCACGGCACCCGCGATCGCGCAGGACAGGGTTGCCGCGCCGGTGCCAAACCCCGCTGCCTCCGACAATGCTGCCGCTCAGGATGCTACACCCGATATCAGCTCGCTCAGTCCCGATGCGCCGATGGCACCATTGCCCGATCTGGGCGTCGATTGGCCCGATCTCGCGAGCGCGCCCGCCGAGCCGGTCGATCCCGCCGCCACGTCCGGCCTGACGGGCGACCGGCGCTACGAGGTCGCCGTGGACGGCATCGATGCCGTGGCAAGCCCGCTGTTGCGGCAGCGCTTCGACGAACTCTCCACGCTGAAGCAGAATGACGGCGCGACCGCCAATGCCGCTCAACTCGATCGCCGCGCGCGTGAAGATGCGGATCTGCTGACCGGGCTGCTGCGAGGCGAAGGCTATTACGATGCGCGCGTGGCCAGCCGGATCGAGCCCGCCGGCGCACGCGCGCGCGTCACGCTGGAGGCGGAGCCGGGCACGCTGTACCGCTTCGCTGGCGTCACGCTGGACGGCTTGGCCACAGCGGGCGACAAGAGCGTTTCGTTGCGCGATGCCTTCGGCGTGAAGCCCGAGGATCCGGTGAATGCCGACACGATCGTCGCTGGCCAGGCCGCGCTGACGGCGCGGATCGGCCAGGAGGGCTTTCCCTTCGCCAGCGTGGGGGACCCGGAGATCGTGATCGATCGCGCCGCGCGCACGGCAACGCTCGATCTAAAAGTGGCCGCTGGCGGCGAGCGCCGCTTCGGGCAGATCACCAGCCCGCCCAACAAAGTGTTCGGCGCAGCACACATGCAGGAAATCGCGCGCTTCAAGCCGGGCCAGCCCTATACCGCCGAAAAGGTCGCCGACCTGCGGCGCGCGCTGATCCAGACCGGGCTGGTCTCCACGGTCGATCTCAAGCCGGTCGAAGGGCAGGTGCCCGGCACCGTCGATCTGGCCGTAGCGATCGCGCCGGCGCCGCCGCGTACCATTGCCGGCGAACTCGGCTATGGCACCGGCGAAGGCGCGCGCGCGGAACTCAGTTGGACGCACCGCAACCTGTTTCCGCCCGAAGGCGCGCTGACCGTGCGCGGAGTTGCCGGTACGCGCGAACAATTGGCCAGCGTCGGCTTTCGTCGCAACAATTTCCGCAAGCGCGACCGCGTGCTGACCGTGCAGGCGATCGCCTCCAACCTCGATCGCGATGCCTATCAGGCGCGGACCTTTTCGCTGTCGGGATCGCTCGAAAAGCAGACCAACATCTTCTTCCAGAAAACCTGGACCTGGTCATTGGGCGCCGAACTGGTCGCGTCGGACGAACGCGACGTGATTGTCAGCACGGGTGCGCCCCGCCGCCGCACTTTCTTTATCGGCGCGCTGCCGACCAGCCTCAGCTATGACGGTTCGGACGACCTGCTCAACCCGACGCACGGCTTTCGCCTGAGCGGGCGGCTGTCGCCCGAACTGTCGCTGCAGGGCAAGGCGTTCGGCTATACGCGCGTGCAACTCGATGCCAGCGCCTATCAGCCGCTCACCGATGCGGTGATCCTTGCCGGGCGCATCCGCCTCGGCACGATTGCCGGCGCGCCGCGCGATGCGGTGGCGCCATCACGGCGTTTCTATGCCGGTGGCGGCGCGTCGGTGCGCGGCTATGCCTATCAGGCGATCGGGCCGCGCGATCCCAACAACGATCCGATTGGCGGGCGCAGCCTGACCGAGTTCGGGCTGGAGGCGCGGATCAAGGCGTTCGGCAATTTCGGGCTGGTGCCGTTCCTCGATGGCGGCAACATCTATACCTCCCCCTTGCCCAAATTCACGCAATTCCGCTTCGGTGCCGGGCTCGGCGTGCGATATTATTCCAATTTCGGGCCGATCCGCGTCGATGTCGGTACGCCGATCAACCCGCAGCCGGGTGACGCCCGGATCGCGGTGTACGTGTCGCTCGGCCAGGCATTTTGA